Proteins encoded together in one Benincasa hispida cultivar B227 chromosome 1, ASM972705v1, whole genome shotgun sequence window:
- the LOC120070348 gene encoding serine/threonine-protein kinase BSK2, which produces MGCFQSKTIHLPSPDDDPPPPQPKPDPANGEELEEGQVPAFKEFELVELRAATNGFSSELIVSESGEKAPNVVYRGKLRNNRLVAIKRFSKQSWPDPQQFVTEASGVGKLRFKRLVNLIGCCAEGDERLLVAEYMPNDTLSKHLFHWEKQPFPWEMRVRVAYYIAQALDHCSTENRKIYHDLNAYRVLFDEDGDPRLSSFGLMKNSQDGKSYSTNLAYTPPEFLRTGRVIPESVIYSYGTILLDLLSGKHIPPSHALDLLRGKNLLLLMDSSLEGQYGDDDATRLIDLASKCLQYEARDRPDIKFVLSAVARLQKQEVASHVLMGLTKTPVVLPTMLSALGKACVRMDLTAVHDILLKVGYKDEEGAESELSFQEWTQQVQDMLNTKKFGDIAFRDKDYKNAIEYYSKLVSMMSVPSGTVFVRRALSYLMVGQPELALRDAMQAQVCLPEWPTAFYMQALALSKLGMESDAQDMLNDGASFEAKKQNIWRS; this is translated from the exons ATGGGCTGTTTTCAGTCCAAAACCATTCATCTTCCTTCACCTGATGATGACCCTCCCCCACCTCAGCCCAAACCAGATCCAG CTAATGGTGAAGAACTTGAAGAAGGGCAAGTTCCTGCATTCAAGGAGTTTGAACTAGTGGAGCTTCGAGCTGCCACTAATGGTTTTAGCTCTGAGTTGATTGTTtctgagagtggagagaaagcTCCTAATGTTGTTTATAGAGGGAAGCTTCGAAATAATCGATTGGTTGCCATTAAACGCTTCTCCAAGCAGTCATGGCCTGATCCTCAACAATTTGTG ACTGAAGCTTCTGGAGTTGGTAAACTGAGATTTAAAAGAttggttaatttaattggaTGCTGTGCAGAGGGGGATGAGAGGCTGTTGGTGGCAGAGTATATGCCTAATGACACTCTCTCAAAGCATCTGTTTCATT GGGAGAAACAACCATTTCCTTGGGAAATGCGTGTTCGAGTTGCATATTACATAGCGCAAGCCCTTGATCATTGCAGCACAGAAAACCGAAAAATATATCATGATCTAAATGCATACAGAGTTCTCTTTGACGAG GATGGGGATCCTCGGTTATCAAGTTTTGGCCTGATGAAGAACAGTCAGGATGGAAAAAGCTACAGTACCAATTTAGCTTACACTCCACCAGAGTTTTTACGAACAG GCAGGGTCATACCAGAGAGTGTGATCTACAGTTATGGAACCATTTTGCTGGACCTCTTAAGTGGGAAGCACATTCCTCCGAGCCAT GCATTAGATTTACTAAGAGGGAAGAACTTGTTGCTGTTAATGGATTCATCGTTGGAAGGACAATATGGAGATGATGATGCTACTCGATTGATCGATCTTGCTTCCAAATGTCTACAATACGAAGCCAGAGATCGACCCGATATAAAATTCGTTCTTTCAGCTGTGGCTCGTCTGCAAAAGCAGGAG GTTGCATCACATGTACTAATGGGTCTGACAAAAACACCAGTGGTGTTGCCAACTATGCTTTCGGCACTCGGAAAAGCTTGTGTACGGATGGATCTTACTGCTGTACACGACATATTACTTAAAGTTGGTTACAAGGATGAGGAAGGCGCAGAGAGTGAA CTTTCATTCCAAGAGTGGACTCAGCAAGTGCAAGACATGTTGAACACAAAAAAGTTCGGGGATATTGCATTCAGAGACAAGGATTATAAAAACGCCATAGAGTACTACTCAAAG CTTGTATCAATGATGTCAGTTCCTTCTGGGACTGTTTTCGTGAGGCGGGCGCTCTCCTACTTGATGGTTGGTCAACCAGAACTTGCATTGAGAGACGCCATGCAAGCGCAGGTATGCTTGCCCGAGTGGCCGACTGCCTTCTACATGCAGGCCCTTGCGCTCTCAAAACTAGGAATGGAATCAGATGCACAGGACATGCTCAACGATGGAGCCTCCTTCGAAGCGAAGAAGCAAAATATCTGGCGCAGTTAA